One genomic segment of Streptomyces sp. NBC_00239 includes these proteins:
- a CDS encoding DUF2461 family protein codes for MTLLAFGTAASVSRDVLALLVRGAVGDGPGLELLAHIDRMELPVPVLRGGLPGDRSRRLGTHGPQHGGAPGRAPRPGGTVRPQHYTCRMHGQFTGWPGQAMDVLWELQGEPAHATRERCRADRERLVRQPMIALLDEVAAADPRYEDFSVWHYRTGSWWWQNQSAVIRIDRKVEISLRFSLDGLRIQGAWWYPDPGQVDGFRRAVASAESGPSLLAIVEDLRKKGYDISGDVMKRPPRGYPTDHPRADLLRHRSLIAARALGCEAWLHTPEAVDRVLSTTADLDALLTWLARHVRRSS; via the coding sequence ATGACGCTGCTCGCCTTCGGCACGGCCGCGTCCGTCTCGCGGGACGTACTGGCGCTGCTGGTCCGGGGCGCGGTCGGGGACGGTCCGGGCCTCGAACTGCTCGCCCACATCGACCGGATGGAACTGCCGGTCCCCGTCCTTCGTGGCGGCCTTCCGGGAGACCGCAGCCGACGGCTCGGGACGCACGGGCCGCAACACGGCGGGGCGCCGGGCCGGGCGCCGCGACCCGGTGGGACTGTCCGACCGCAGCACTACACTTGCCGCATGCACGGACAGTTCACCGGTTGGCCTGGGCAGGCCATGGACGTGTTGTGGGAGCTTCAGGGCGAACCGGCCCACGCGACCCGCGAACGCTGCCGCGCGGACCGCGAACGCCTGGTCCGGCAGCCGATGATCGCCCTGCTCGACGAGGTCGCGGCCGCCGACCCCCGCTACGAGGACTTCTCCGTCTGGCACTACCGCACCGGCTCCTGGTGGTGGCAGAACCAGAGCGCGGTCATCCGCATCGACCGCAAGGTCGAGATCAGCCTCCGCTTCTCCCTGGATGGGCTGCGGATCCAGGGCGCCTGGTGGTACCCCGACCCCGGCCAGGTGGACGGTTTCCGCAGAGCCGTGGCTTCCGCGGAGAGCGGACCCTCACTGCTCGCCATCGTCGAGGACCTGCGGAAGAAGGGCTACGACATCTCAGGGGACGTGATGAAGCGCCCCCCGCGCGGCTATCCGACGGACCACCCCCGTGCGGACCTGCTGCGCCACCGCTCCCTCATCGCCGCCCGCGCCCTCGGCTGCGAGGCATGGCTGCACACCCCCGAGGCCGTCGACCGGGTCCTCTCCACCACCGCCGACCTGGACGCCCTGCTGACGTGGCTGGCCCGCCACGTACGGCGTTCCTCCTGA